The Wolbachia endosymbiont of Oedothorax gibbosus region GAGCCGAATTTGGGACAAAAATGCTAGCCGATGCTTGGACTTTACTGACACTTACACTACTTGAAACTATACTTGGTATAGATAATTTAATCTTTATTTCTCTAGCAATAGATAAGGTACCAAATGCGCTGAGAGAAAGAGTGCACCTTATGGGTCTTGGATTAGCGCTATTAATGCGTTTTGTAATACTATTTTTTACATCATCTATATTGTCAATGCAAAAACCTATATTTCACGCTGCATCGCTGGATATCTCAGTAAAGGATTTACTTATGATTACAGGAGGGTTATTCCTTATTGTTAAAAGCTCTATGGAGTTATGGAACGACATTTTTGTGCGTAAGGAGAATAAAACAAAGGCAAACGTTAAATCAAAATTTTTTTTAGTTGTGCTACAAATTATATTAATAGATTTAGTTTTTTCGGTTGATTCGATATTAACTGCTATAGCATTAACTCATAACATGGTAATAATTGCTACAGCATTTACATTTTCCATATTAGCAATGATATTTTTGTCAAGTTATACTGCTAAATTAATCAAATCTAACCCAGGGTTGAAAATAATCGCCATTTTATTTATTTTATTTGTTGGTATGTACCTCATACTTGATGGACTTCACATAGAACTACCAAAAGGATATTTGTATTCTTCATTTATGTTTGCATTGCTTGTAGAAGTTGTAAGTGGCATGAGGAAAATGTAGCAGATCTCTTTGAAAACTATTCTGCATAAAGCAAAAATCTAATTGTCATTCCAGCGCGTGGCACTTTTGCTGAGGTACTTTCTGTTTTTATTATGGAGTATAGGAAGAAGACCTCGTTACCCAGATTCTGCCACCGGTGAGGTTCACAAAATGTGATGACTTCGTATAGGAGTTTGAAACCTGCTCCTGAAAATCGATTTCGAAGGACCTTCCTTCATCTTCAACAAAGCTTCTCACAAACATTACTTTGTTTGTTACTGCAGCACACAATTGTTTTTTTGGATCTAGCCTGGCAAGTTAATAATAATTTAACTAATTACAATTAAAACAGCTATAAGGTTAATTATGAGGCAAAGATGACAGCACAAAATTTGGTAAATGGAACGATCTTGACAAGTGCTACGTTGAGATAAGTTTTGCATAAAAATACTGCTTTTACGGTGTGGGGCTAGAGGGTAGAGCTGCATTCCAGCACGTAGCACTGGAGTGCAGAAATTTTTGATCTATGGTAAGGCAACAGGATAACAAAAAATTGACTTATAATGCAGAATATTTTGCTACTATATTTGTATGGCTTTTAGATTAAGAAATATCTTTTTAATATTACTGTTAACTAACTTACTTACTGGTTGTTTTGCAACAATGTTCTCCGGTCCTATGCAAACAATTCAAATGAAGGTAGTAAATGGTGAAGGTAATTTAA contains the following coding sequences:
- a CDS encoding TerC family protein, which gives rise to MLADAWTLLTLTLLETILGIDNLIFISLAIDKVPNALRERVHLMGLGLALLMRFVILFFTSSILSMQKPIFHAASLDISVKDLLMITGGLFLIVKSSMELWNDIFVRKENKTKANVKSKFFLVVLQIILIDLVFSVDSILTAIALTHNMVIIATAFTFSILAMIFLSSYTAKLIKSNPGLKIIAILFILFVGMYLILDGLHIELPKGYLYSSFMFALLVEVVSGMRKM